The following proteins are encoded in a genomic region of Acipenser ruthenus chromosome 4, fAciRut3.2 maternal haplotype, whole genome shotgun sequence:
- the LOC117399465 gene encoding homeobox protein XHOX-3-like: MENRKEMVMFMEGGQLGTLVGKIGPNLSEAVGSPVQEPREKMVHRNGLSTRSVPLSRERGDEELEDVRSGARTDIRPGRVLSATDKPQSDLLSNKGHHSSSDTESDFYEEIDVSCTPNCTSGNMDYANSKGQSGDSLSNHGSGVDAGMSSSQSSAACAADRRYRTAFTREQIGRLEKEFYRENYVSRPRRCELASALNLPETTIKVWFQNRRMKDKRQRLALTWPHPADPAFYTYMMSHAAATGNLPYPFPSHLPLPYYSHMAMGASAASATPFSTPLRPLDTFRVLSHPYPRPELLCAFRHPSLYPSSAHGLSGAGGSPCSCLACHSGQSNGLSQRSSGADFTCSSTSRTDSFLTFTPSVLSKTSAVSLDQREEVPLTR, encoded by the exons ATGGAAAACAGAAAGGAGATGGTAATGTTCATGGAGGGAGGTCAACTTGGCACGCTAGTTGGCAAGATAGGGCCCAATTTGTCAGAAGCAGTTGGAAGCCCAGTTCAAGAGCCACGGGAGAAAATGGTCCACAGAAACGGTTTAAGCACCAGGTCTGTGCCGTTATCACGAGAAAGAGGGGATGAAGAGCTGGAGGATGTGAGGAGCGGTGCACGCACTGATATCAGGCCGGGTAGAGTTCTTTCTGCAACGGACAAACCTCAGTCAGACCTACTTTCTAACAAAGGACATCACAGCAGCTCAGACACCGAGTCTGATTTTTATGAAGAAATAGATGTCAGCTGCACCCCGAACTGCACATCAGGAAATATGGATTATGCAAACAGCAAAG GTCAGTCCGGGGACTCCCTGAGTAACCATGGAAGCGGTGTTGATGCCGGGATGAGCAGTTCTCAGAGCTCTGCGGCCTGCGCAGCCGATCGCCGCTACAGGACAGCTTTCACTCGGGAACAAATCGGCCGGCTGGAAAAGGAATTCTACCGAGAGAATTATGTGTCCAGACCAAGGAGGTGTGAACTAGCATCTGCTTTAAATCTCCCAGAAACAACTATTAAG GTGTGGTTCCAGAATCGTAGAATGAAAGACAAGAGGCAGCGTTTGGCTCTGACCTGGCCTCACCCTGCGGATCCTGCCTTCTACACCTACATGATGAGCCATGCAGCGGCCACCGGGAACTTGCCTTATCCTTTTCCTTCCCACCTGCCCCTTCCGTATTATTCACACATGGCTATGGGTGCCAGCGCAGCTTCAGCAACTCCTTTCAGCACCCCTCTGAGACCATTAGATACCTTCAGGGTCCTGTCTCACCCTTACCCAAGACCAGAGCTGCTGTGTGCATTCAGACACCCTTCTCTGTACCCTTCATCTGCACACGGACTCAGCGGCGCTGGGGGAAGCCCGTGTTCCTGCCTAGCCTGTCATTCTGGCCAGTCTAACGGCTTGTCTCAGAGGTCTTCGGGAGCAGACTTCACCTGTTCATCCACCAGTAGGACTGATAGCTTTTTGACCTTTACGCCGTCTGTGCTAAGCAAAACCTCCGCAGTGTCCCTGGACCAGAGAGAAGAAGTACCTTTAACTAGATAA